The following are encoded in a window of Peromyscus maniculatus bairdii isolate BWxNUB_F1_BW_parent chromosome X, HU_Pman_BW_mat_3.1, whole genome shotgun sequence genomic DNA:
- the LOC121825753 gene encoding embryonic testis differentiation protein-like, with protein sequence MDKEKPEAIPSPPEPNMELIPSRELKGRKPSNNILIYLIDRQLGRPRNDVDLFEWIWTIT encoded by the coding sequence ATGGATAAAGAAAAGCCTGAAGCCATACCCAGCCCGCCAGAACCTAACATGGAGCTGATCCCGTCCAGGGAGCTAAAAGGCCGCAAGCCTTCCAATAATATACTGATCTATTTGATTGACAGGCAGCTGGGGAGGCCCAGAAATGATGTGGATTTGTTTGAATGGATTTGGACCATAACATAA